The following are encoded together in the Planctomycetota bacterium genome:
- a CDS encoding PilZ domain-containing protein encodes MTIKPTKDATSPMANTRDADRRRHRRHQTAFPAIAQPIESQAVIGEIIDLSSGGARLVTTDASAKPGDVTEVRLTLPPHAGIQPFIRLASDEVQPTCAWQGKFEIARRIDRGDGTFELGGKFCDMTPVDRGMLGLYLSTQPLAA; translated from the coding sequence ATGACCATCAAGCCCACCAAAGACGCCACTTCCCCCATGGCCAACACCCGCGACGCCGACCGCCGTCGGCATCGTCGGCATCAGACGGCCTTCCCGGCCATCGCTCAGCCGATCGAAAGCCAGGCGGTCATCGGCGAGATCATCGACTTGTCCAGCGGCGGAGCGCGTCTCGTCACGACCGACGCCTCGGCCAAGCCGGGCGACGTGACGGAAGTTCGCCTGACGCTCCCGCCGCACGCGGGCATTCAGCCGTTCATCCGGCTCGCGAGCGACGAGGTCCAGCCGACGTGTGCGTGGCAAGGCAAGTTCGAAATCGCCCGCCGCATCGACCGTGGCGACGGCACCTTCGAGCTGGGCGGCAAGTTTTGCGATATGACGCCCGTCGATCGCGGCATGCTCGGGCTCTACCTGAGCACCCAGCCGCTGGCGGCGTGA
- a CDS encoding glycosyltransferase family 2 protein produces the protein MPATMKLSVTIPAQNEARTIGDVVRDIPREIDGIDEVEVIVVDDASDDGTAELAEDAGAKVVTMTGRPGLGPVWRLGMDRAIRGGADLIVNLDGDGQFRSSDVAEIVQPLLRGECDFVHCTRFAHGGPVGRMPAIKRAGNWLVTKLANAICGTKFTDVSCGFRAYNREAAYRLSQFGRWTYTEECVVYLVGRGLRIKEMPFPVLGEREHGKSRVASNVIYFASHLLHILMRAVRDGKPMKFFGVVAALALLPGLLTLVLVGLWAIAMQTTTPFTGVLTIGIIATLIGVLLTVLALLADMVSRHRLIHEELLYLARCRYYASPQADDVPESAALASVFEA, from the coding sequence GTGCCCGCCACGATGAAGCTCTCCGTCACCATCCCGGCTCAGAACGAGGCCCGCACGATCGGCGATGTCGTCCGCGATATCCCGCGTGAGATCGACGGCATCGACGAAGTCGAGGTGATCGTCGTCGACGACGCCAGCGACGACGGCACGGCCGAGTTGGCCGAGGACGCCGGGGCGAAGGTCGTCACCATGACCGGCCGGCCGGGGCTCGGGCCGGTGTGGCGTCTGGGCATGGACCGGGCGATTCGCGGCGGGGCGGACCTGATCGTCAACCTCGACGGCGACGGGCAGTTCCGTTCGAGCGACGTGGCCGAAATCGTCCAGCCGCTGCTGCGGGGCGAGTGCGACTTTGTCCACTGCACGCGTTTCGCCCACGGCGGGCCGGTGGGTCGCATGCCGGCGATCAAGCGTGCGGGCAACTGGCTCGTGACAAAGCTGGCCAACGCGATCTGCGGCACCAAGTTCACCGATGTCTCCTGCGGCTTCCGGGCGTACAACCGTGAGGCTGCGTATCGGCTGTCGCAGTTCGGGCGTTGGACGTACACCGAGGAGTGCGTCGTCTACCTCGTCGGCCGAGGCTTGCGGATCAAGGAGATGCCGTTCCCCGTGCTGGGCGAGCGCGAGCACGGCAAGAGCCGGGTGGCGAGCAACGTCATCTACTTCGCCAGCCACCTGCTGCACATCCTCATGCGCGCGGTGCGCGACGGGAAGCCGATGAAGTTCTTCGGCGTGGTGGCGGCGCTGGCGCTGTTGCCGGGCCTGCTGACGCTGGTGCTGGTGGGTCTCTGGGCGATCGCGATGCAGACGACGACGCCGTTCACGGGCGTGCTGACGATCGGCATCATTGCCACGCTCATCGGCGTGCTCCTGACGGTGCTGGCACTCCTGGCTGACATGGTGAGTCGGCACCGGCTGATCCACGAGGAGCTGCTCTACCTGGCGCGGTGTCGCTACTACGCGTCGCCTCAGGCGGACGACGTGCCGGAGTCGGCGGCGCTGGCGTCGGTGTTCGAGGCCTGA
- a CDS encoding glycosyltransferase family 9 protein, with protein MKTAIPVLAGMGNALMAQPMVRQLASGTGSPVTIFARNASIAGVFDRLDEVAEVRVFGNEPRQFARLLRELRAFRADLLVVPYPSNRWQYSLLASASRAKRVVIHDYRVGKLAALHGLVRHRVPTHDGRHDVLSNLDLLEALELPVDRSMSPVFPLDETEVQNARHRLERLVSTPRVDRFCAIHAGSGDTIFSQSKRWSPEHFGQFVPCLCDLGYTPVLLEGPEDAGVGELLAEHTDAPVLQLTGTLADAAAVLAACDLYVGSDSGLAHLAAAVGTPPVTLFAPARPDEVSPWGYRHLVVQTPASCAPCFRYPQHATTPHVRCRPPYCIDRITVDAVMDKVAQASNTDASAADSGTSSA; from the coding sequence GTGAAAACCGCAATCCCGGTGCTGGCGGGCATGGGCAACGCCCTCATGGCCCAGCCGATGGTGCGACAGCTGGCCAGCGGTACCGGTTCGCCGGTCACGATTTTTGCCCGCAACGCGTCGATCGCCGGCGTCTTCGATCGGCTTGACGAAGTGGCCGAGGTTCGCGTCTTCGGCAACGAGCCCCGGCAGTTCGCCAGGTTGCTGCGGGAGCTCCGGGCGTTTCGTGCAGATCTGCTCGTCGTGCCCTATCCGAGCAATCGGTGGCAGTATTCGCTTCTGGCGTCGGCGTCTCGGGCGAAGCGCGTCGTGATCCATGACTACCGCGTCGGGAAGCTCGCCGCACTTCACGGTTTGGTTCGACACCGCGTTCCGACGCACGACGGACGTCATGACGTGCTGTCGAATCTCGATCTGCTGGAAGCGCTCGAGCTTCCCGTCGATCGGTCAATGAGCCCGGTCTTTCCGCTCGACGAGACCGAGGTCCAGAACGCTCGACATCGACTGGAGAGACTCGTTTCCACTCCCCGCGTGGATCGCTTCTGTGCGATCCACGCGGGGAGTGGAGACACCATCTTTTCTCAGAGCAAACGGTGGTCTCCGGAACACTTCGGTCAGTTCGTCCCGTGCTTGTGCGACCTCGGATACACGCCCGTCCTACTGGAAGGTCCCGAGGATGCTGGCGTTGGTGAGTTGCTCGCAGAGCACACCGACGCACCTGTACTGCAACTCACCGGCACGCTCGCCGACGCCGCGGCCGTCTTGGCGGCGTGCGACCTGTACGTTGGCTCCGACTCCGGGCTCGCCCACCTCGCCGCCGCCGTCGGGACGCCGCCCGTCACGCTCTTCGCACCGGCTCGGCCGGACGAGGTCTCACCGTGGGGCTACCGGCATCTGGTCGTCCAGACGCCCGCATCTTGCGCGCCGTGCTTTCGCTACCCGCAGCACGCGACCACACCGCACGTCCGATGTCGGCCGCCCTACTGCATTGACCGCATCACTGTCGACGCCGTGATGGACAAAGTCGCTCAGGCCTCGAACACCGACGCCAGCGCCGCCGACTCCGGCACGTCGTCCGCCTGA
- a CDS encoding class I SAM-dependent methyltransferase: MPRDVALLDTEALPEFRNGVPTLAELDALKASDFYGELKSYNDAFLQQHDAALRGYGRHWGDDPMRLWSRRFEYPFAAAAVMAQADRVGRTDLVCCDAGSGVTFLPYLLAERLDGATFACCDPNTTYAKMFAAVNEQHDGRVSYDASPIQKLPFDDGGLDVLMCVSVLEHTGDYAAVVDEMARVVKPGGRLVLTFDLGLDGKFELLPASSKLVLDRLGEHFVLDLEDLKRQADEAYHDATGLLSTPEVKAREPEHLPWKYPRLQAMYDLVRGYGWTGGFRSVAPMCLDLQRQ; the protein is encoded by the coding sequence ATGCCGCGCGACGTCGCCCTTTTGGATACCGAAGCGTTGCCCGAGTTCCGCAACGGCGTGCCGACGCTGGCGGAGCTGGACGCACTCAAGGCTTCGGACTTCTACGGCGAACTCAAGTCGTACAACGACGCGTTCCTCCAGCAGCACGACGCAGCCCTCCGCGGCTACGGCCGGCACTGGGGCGACGATCCGATGCGGCTCTGGTCGCGACGATTCGAATATCCCTTCGCTGCTGCCGCCGTAATGGCGCAGGCGGATCGCGTCGGGCGGACGGACCTGGTCTGCTGCGACGCGGGCAGCGGCGTGACGTTCCTGCCGTACCTGCTGGCCGAGCGACTCGACGGTGCAACGTTCGCTTGTTGCGATCCGAACACGACCTACGCGAAGATGTTCGCCGCGGTGAACGAGCAGCACGACGGCCGGGTGTCGTACGACGCGTCGCCGATCCAGAAGCTGCCATTCGACGACGGTGGGCTCGACGTCTTGATGTGCGTCAGCGTGCTGGAGCACACCGGCGACTATGCGGCCGTCGTCGACGAGATGGCCCGCGTCGTCAAGCCCGGCGGCAGACTCGTCCTGACCTTCGACCTCGGCCTCGACGGCAAGTTCGAGCTGTTGCCCGCGTCGTCAAAACTCGTGCTCGATCGCCTCGGCGAGCACTTCGTCCTGGACCTGGAGGACCTGAAACGTCAGGCGGACGAGGCGTACCACGACGCGACGGGCCTGCTCAGCACGCCGGAGGTCAAGGCCCGCGAGCCAGAGCACCTCCCGTGGAAGTACCCGCGTCTTCAGGCGATGTACGACCTGGTCCGCGGCTACGGCTGGACCGGCGGGTTCCGCAGCGTCGCCCCGATGTGCCTCGACCTCCAACGCCAGTGA